One part of the Xylanimonas allomyrinae genome encodes these proteins:
- a CDS encoding tetratricopeptide repeat protein produces MTLSITPELETAIALGYERRDRDNMAPTIDYFEDLLAQHPGHPVLTYEVAGAYDTAGHEAEARARYEEALGLGLTGENLRRCLCQYGSTLRWLGEHDASLDVLDRARGEFPESDSVRVFRALTLNEVGRHDEAVAELLAIVTRHAEVTDLGRYATGLEGLAAWYDRGRPAHE; encoded by the coding sequence CGAGCTCGAAACCGCGATCGCGCTCGGCTACGAGCGCCGCGATCGAGACAACATGGCACCGACGATCGACTACTTCGAGGATCTGCTCGCTCAGCACCCGGGCCATCCCGTCCTGACCTACGAGGTCGCAGGTGCCTATGACACTGCGGGTCACGAAGCCGAAGCGAGGGCTCGCTATGAGGAAGCCCTCGGCCTCGGGCTCACGGGCGAGAATCTCCGTCGCTGCTTGTGCCAGTACGGCAGCACGCTGCGCTGGCTCGGTGAGCACGACGCCTCGCTCGACGTGCTGGACCGCGCCCGCGGTGAGTTCCCGGAGTCCGACTCGGTCCGGGTCTTTCGTGCCCTCACGCTCAACGAGGTCGGACGTCATGACGAGGCCGTCGCCGAGTTGCTCGCCATCGTCACGCGGCACGCCGAGGTCACCGACCTGGGCCGCTACGCGACCGGGTTGGAGGGGCTCGCTGCTTGGTACGACCGGGGCCGTCCGGCGCACGAGTAG
- a CDS encoding ribonuclease H-like domain-containing protein: MPSAEIVLGGYPAKNCARAVHNDFSPASPPKPPLDEATQLLLGEGVAFEEHVNARLARTSGAVLLGDENGWDANREATLAAMRDGVAVIVNGRLPDVGPRTGAPDVLVRIGDGYVPVDVKNNGTRAEAKTRSAIVSTVDAPADLHPVAGLSDSGTHREDEGVQLAHYTRMLQDLGFHAGDEHLIGGIIGNSDFTPEGGDPWLIRWYDLTTPFKATYSASASAGRAKRSLLDRYDHEFAFRLKVAHAARSGKELVRPFHVSECGACAWSSYCHQVAGPDDASFAIDTGLPTAQQWRHLRDAHQITTLTDLSALDPATCTGWDARDTQPGTRAQRKLATLVRRAGMTTAGVEIEPLDAWPEIPSADVEVDFDIEWDLDGRIYLWGVRIREGQDDATAVFDPVVSYVPLDDDGARALAVEFAAKVEALAASAAAEGKALQIYHWTSPEVSRTFKYAEVRAALEGRTFDLEAWLRASFLTRRGTSIKVVAPLFGFSWSVDDAGGLQSQTHIETARGDDPDAAAASRAWLHAYNQSDVAAQAAIRDGLRAAKSGDGASRSCPAAQR, from the coding sequence ATGCCGTCCGCCGAGATCGTCCTGGGTGGGTACCCGGCGAAGAACTGCGCCCGCGCGGTGCACAACGACTTCTCGCCGGCGTCGCCGCCCAAGCCGCCGCTCGACGAGGCGACGCAGCTCCTCCTCGGCGAGGGCGTCGCGTTCGAGGAACACGTCAACGCCCGCCTCGCGCGCACGTCCGGCGCTGTCCTGCTGGGTGACGAGAACGGGTGGGACGCCAACCGGGAGGCGACTCTCGCGGCGATGCGCGACGGCGTCGCCGTGATCGTCAACGGCCGCCTGCCCGACGTCGGACCGCGCACCGGAGCGCCCGACGTGCTGGTGCGGATCGGGGACGGGTACGTGCCCGTGGACGTGAAGAACAATGGCACGCGCGCCGAGGCGAAGACCCGGTCGGCGATCGTCTCGACCGTGGACGCGCCAGCCGACCTGCACCCCGTGGCGGGACTGTCCGACTCGGGCACCCACCGTGAGGACGAGGGCGTCCAGCTCGCGCACTACACGCGCATGCTGCAAGACCTCGGGTTCCACGCCGGCGACGAGCACCTGATCGGCGGGATCATCGGCAACTCCGACTTCACGCCCGAGGGCGGCGACCCGTGGCTGATCCGGTGGTACGACCTGACCACGCCGTTCAAGGCCACCTACTCGGCGTCCGCGTCTGCCGGGCGGGCGAAGCGGTCGCTCCTGGACCGGTACGACCATGAGTTCGCGTTCCGGCTGAAGGTCGCGCACGCCGCCCGGTCAGGGAAGGAGCTGGTCCGCCCGTTCCACGTGTCCGAGTGCGGCGCCTGCGCGTGGTCCTCGTACTGCCACCAGGTCGCAGGGCCCGACGACGCATCCTTCGCCATCGACACCGGACTGCCGACCGCGCAGCAGTGGCGACACCTGCGCGACGCCCACCAGATCACCACGTTGACCGACCTTTCCGCGCTGGACCCAGCAACCTGTACCGGGTGGGACGCCCGCGACACCCAACCGGGCACCCGCGCCCAGCGCAAGCTCGCCACCCTGGTGCGCCGCGCCGGCATGACCACTGCGGGCGTCGAGATCGAGCCCCTCGACGCCTGGCCTGAGATCCCGTCCGCGGATGTGGAGGTCGACTTCGACATCGAGTGGGACCTCGACGGGCGGATCTACCTGTGGGGCGTACGCATCCGCGAGGGGCAGGACGACGCCACCGCGGTCTTCGATCCCGTCGTCTCCTACGTCCCCCTCGACGACGACGGCGCCCGCGCCCTCGCCGTCGAGTTCGCGGCAAAGGTCGAGGCGCTGGCCGCGTCCGCGGCCGCGGAGGGCAAGGCGCTGCAGATCTACCACTGGACGAGCCCCGAAGTGAGTCGCACGTTCAAGTACGCCGAGGTGCGTGCGGCCCTGGAGGGCCGCACGTTCGACCTGGAGGCGTGGCTGCGCGCGTCCTTCCTCACCCGAAGGGGCACGTCCATCAAGGTGGTCGCGCCGCTGTTCGGGTTCTCCTGGTCCGTCGACGACGCCGGTGGCCTGCAGTCACAGACGCACATCGAGACGGCGCGCGGCGACGACCCCGACGCGGCGGCAGCGTCGCGAGCCTGGCTGCACGCCTACAACCAGTCCGACGTCGCCGCCCAGGCGGCGATTCGCGATGGCCTGCGCGCGGCCAAGAGCGGCGACGGAGCCTCAAGGTCCTGCCCAGCGGCGCAGAGATGA